The Pongo abelii isolate AG06213 chromosome 20, NHGRI_mPonAbe1-v2.0_pri, whole genome shotgun sequence genome window below encodes:
- the ZNF749 gene encoding zinc finger protein 749 isoform X2, which translates to MVFEDVAIYFSQEEWGILNDAQRHLHSNVMLENFALLSSVGCWHGAKDEEVPSKQCVSVRVLQVTTPKPALSTLKAQPCKTCSSLLKDVLHLAEHDGTHPEQGLYTCAAEHDLHQKEQIREKLTRSDEWRPSFVNHSAHMGERNFTCTQGGKDFTASSDLLQQQVLNSGWKLYRDTQDGEGFQGEQNDFNSSQGGKDFCHQHRLFEHQKTHNGERPYEFSECEELFRYNSNLIKYQQNHAGERPYEGTEYGKTFIRKSNLVQHQKIHSEGFLSKRSDPIEHQEIRRRPTPYECTQCGKAFLTQADLVGHQKTHTGEQPYECNKCGKFFMYNSKLIRHQKVHTGERHYECSECGKLFMDSFTLGRHQRVHTGERPFECSICEKFFSHRSTLNMHQRVHTGKRPYKCSECGKAFSLKHNVVQHLKIHTGERPYECTECEKAFVRKSHLIQHQKIHTDAFSKRSDLIQHKKIDIRPRPYACSECGKAFLTQAHLVGHQKIHTGERPYEFTQCAKAFVRKSHLVQHQKIHTDAFSKRSDLIQHERIDLRPRPYVCGECGKAFLTQAHLDGHQKIQTEEWPYECNECGKFFLDSYKLVIHQRIHTGEKPYKCSKCGKFFGYRCTLSRHQKVHTGERPYECSECGKFFRDSYKLIIHQRVHTGEKPYECSNCGKFLRYRSTFIKHHKVCTGEKPHECSKCRELFRTKSSLIRHQQSHTGESPFKLRECGKDFNKCNTGQRQKTHTGERSYECGECSKVFKYNSSLIKHQRIHTGKRP; encoded by the coding sequence GTTGTTGGCATGGAGCCAAGGATGAGGAGGTACCTTCCAAGCAGTGTGTTTCTGTAAGAGTGTTACAGGTCACAACTCCAAAGCCAGCTTTGTCCACCCTGAAGGCCCAGCCTTGCAAGACGTGTAGCTCACTTTTGAAGGACGTTCTGCACCTGGCTGAGCACGATGGAACACACCCTGAGCAAGGGCTGTACACTTGTGCAGCAGAGCATGACCTGCACCAAAAGGAGCAGATTAGAGAGAAGCTCACCAGAAGTGATGAGTGGAGGCCTTCATTTGTGAACCACAGTGCTCACATGGGAGAGAGGAACTTCACATGCACACAGGGTGGCAAGGATTTTACTGCCAGCTCAGACCTTCTCCAGCAACAGGTCTTAAACAGTGGGTGGAAGCTATACAGGGATACCCAGGATGGGGAAGGCTTTCAAGGTGAACAGAATGATTTCAACTCCAGCCAAGGTGGGAAAGACTTTTGCCACCAACATAGGCTGTTTGAGCACCAAAAAACCCATAATGGAGAGAGGCCTTATGAGTTCAGTGAATGTGAGGAATTGTTTAGGTACAACTCCAACCTTATTAAATATCAGCAAAATCATGCTGGAGAAAGGCCTTATGAGGGTACTGAATATGGAAAGACCTTTATTAGAAAGTCCAACCTAGTTCAGCACCAGAAAATTCACAGTGAAGGCTTTCTTTCAAAAAGGTCTGACCCCATTGAACATCAGGAGATTCGCAGAAGACCAACACCTTATGAATGCACCCAGTGTGGGAAGGCCTTCCTTACACAGGCTGATCTGGTTGGTCACCAGAAAACCCATACTGGAGAACAGCCCTATGAATGCAACAAGTGTGGGAAATTTTTTATGTATAACTCCAAACTCATTAGACATCAGAAAGTTCACACTGGGGAGAGGCATTACGAGTGTAGCGAATGTGGGAAATTGTTTATGGACAGCTTCACACTCGGTAGACATCAGAGAGTTCACACTGGCGAAAGGCCTTTTGAATGCAGCATATGTGAAAAATTCTTTAGTCACCGCTCCACACTCAATATGCACCAGAGAGTTCATACTGGCAAAAGGCCTTATAAGTGTAgcgaatgtgggaaagcctttagccTCAAACATAATGTTGTTCAGCATCTGAAAATTCACACTGGAGAACGGCCTTATGAGTGCACTGAATGTGAAAAGGCCTTTGTTAGAAAGTCCCACCTAATTCAGCACCAGAAAATCCACACTGATGCATTTTCAAAAAGGTCTGACCTCATTCAACACAAGAAGATTGACATCAGGCCAAGGCCTTATGCATGTAGtgaatgtgggaaggccttccTTACACAGGCTCATCTGGTTGGTCACCAGAAAATCCATACTGGAGAACGGCCTTATGAATTCACTCAATGTGCGAAGGCCTTTGTTAGAAAATCCCACCTAGTTCAGCACCAGAAAATCCACACTGATGCATTTTCAAAAAGGTCTGACCTCATTCAACACGAGAGGATTGACCTCAGGCCAAGGCCTTATGTGTGTGGtgaatgtgggaaggccttccTTACACAGGCTCATCTAGATGGTCACCAGAAAATCCAGACTGAAGAATGGCCTTAtgaatgcaatgaatgtgggaaaTTCTTTTTGGACAGCTACAAACTTGTTAttcatcagagaattcacactggagaaaagccTTATAAATGCAGCAAATGTGGGAAATTCTTTGGATATCGCTGTACACTGAGTAGACATCAGAaagttcacactggagaaagacCTTATGAGTGTAGTGAATGTGGgaaattttttagagatagcTACAAACTCATTATTCATCAGAgagttcatactggagaaaagCCTTATGAATGCAGCAACTGTGGGAAGTTTCTTAGATACCGCTCTACATTCATTAAACATCATAAAGTTTGCACTGGGGAGAAGCCTCATGAGTGCAGTAAATGTAGGGAATTGTTTAGGACTAAATCAAGCCTTATTAGACATCAGCAGTCTCACACTGGAGAAAGTCCTTTTAAGTTAAGGGAATGTGGGAAAGACTTCAACAAATGTAATACTGGTCAGCGCCAAAAAACTCACACTGGAGAAAGGTCTTATGAGTGTGGTGAATGCAGCAAAGTGTTTAAATACAACTCCAGCCTCATtaaacatcagagaattcacactggaaaAAGGCCTTAG
- the ZNF749 gene encoding zinc finger protein 749 isoform X1, whose protein sequence is MNLIEDCMVFEDVAIYFSQEEWGILNDAQRHLHSNVMLENFALLSSVGCWHGAKDEEVPSKQCVSVRVLQVTTPKPALSTLKAQPCKTCSSLLKDVLHLAEHDGTHPEQGLYTCAAEHDLHQKEQIREKLTRSDEWRPSFVNHSAHMGERNFTCTQGGKDFTASSDLLQQQVLNSGWKLYRDTQDGEGFQGEQNDFNSSQGGKDFCHQHRLFEHQKTHNGERPYEFSECEELFRYNSNLIKYQQNHAGERPYEGTEYGKTFIRKSNLVQHQKIHSEGFLSKRSDPIEHQEIRRRPTPYECTQCGKAFLTQADLVGHQKTHTGEQPYECNKCGKFFMYNSKLIRHQKVHTGERHYECSECGKLFMDSFTLGRHQRVHTGERPFECSICEKFFSHRSTLNMHQRVHTGKRPYKCSECGKAFSLKHNVVQHLKIHTGERPYECTECEKAFVRKSHLIQHQKIHTDAFSKRSDLIQHKKIDIRPRPYACSECGKAFLTQAHLVGHQKIHTGERPYEFTQCAKAFVRKSHLVQHQKIHTDAFSKRSDLIQHERIDLRPRPYVCGECGKAFLTQAHLDGHQKIQTEEWPYECNECGKFFLDSYKLVIHQRIHTGEKPYKCSKCGKFFGYRCTLSRHQKVHTGERPYECSECGKFFRDSYKLIIHQRVHTGEKPYECSNCGKFLRYRSTFIKHHKVCTGEKPHECSKCRELFRTKSSLIRHQQSHTGESPFKLRECGKDFNKCNTGQRQKTHTGERSYECGECSKVFKYNSSLIKHQRIHTGKRP, encoded by the coding sequence GTTGTTGGCATGGAGCCAAGGATGAGGAGGTACCTTCCAAGCAGTGTGTTTCTGTAAGAGTGTTACAGGTCACAACTCCAAAGCCAGCTTTGTCCACCCTGAAGGCCCAGCCTTGCAAGACGTGTAGCTCACTTTTGAAGGACGTTCTGCACCTGGCTGAGCACGATGGAACACACCCTGAGCAAGGGCTGTACACTTGTGCAGCAGAGCATGACCTGCACCAAAAGGAGCAGATTAGAGAGAAGCTCACCAGAAGTGATGAGTGGAGGCCTTCATTTGTGAACCACAGTGCTCACATGGGAGAGAGGAACTTCACATGCACACAGGGTGGCAAGGATTTTACTGCCAGCTCAGACCTTCTCCAGCAACAGGTCTTAAACAGTGGGTGGAAGCTATACAGGGATACCCAGGATGGGGAAGGCTTTCAAGGTGAACAGAATGATTTCAACTCCAGCCAAGGTGGGAAAGACTTTTGCCACCAACATAGGCTGTTTGAGCACCAAAAAACCCATAATGGAGAGAGGCCTTATGAGTTCAGTGAATGTGAGGAATTGTTTAGGTACAACTCCAACCTTATTAAATATCAGCAAAATCATGCTGGAGAAAGGCCTTATGAGGGTACTGAATATGGAAAGACCTTTATTAGAAAGTCCAACCTAGTTCAGCACCAGAAAATTCACAGTGAAGGCTTTCTTTCAAAAAGGTCTGACCCCATTGAACATCAGGAGATTCGCAGAAGACCAACACCTTATGAATGCACCCAGTGTGGGAAGGCCTTCCTTACACAGGCTGATCTGGTTGGTCACCAGAAAACCCATACTGGAGAACAGCCCTATGAATGCAACAAGTGTGGGAAATTTTTTATGTATAACTCCAAACTCATTAGACATCAGAAAGTTCACACTGGGGAGAGGCATTACGAGTGTAGCGAATGTGGGAAATTGTTTATGGACAGCTTCACACTCGGTAGACATCAGAGAGTTCACACTGGCGAAAGGCCTTTTGAATGCAGCATATGTGAAAAATTCTTTAGTCACCGCTCCACACTCAATATGCACCAGAGAGTTCATACTGGCAAAAGGCCTTATAAGTGTAgcgaatgtgggaaagcctttagccTCAAACATAATGTTGTTCAGCATCTGAAAATTCACACTGGAGAACGGCCTTATGAGTGCACTGAATGTGAAAAGGCCTTTGTTAGAAAGTCCCACCTAATTCAGCACCAGAAAATCCACACTGATGCATTTTCAAAAAGGTCTGACCTCATTCAACACAAGAAGATTGACATCAGGCCAAGGCCTTATGCATGTAGtgaatgtgggaaggccttccTTACACAGGCTCATCTGGTTGGTCACCAGAAAATCCATACTGGAGAACGGCCTTATGAATTCACTCAATGTGCGAAGGCCTTTGTTAGAAAATCCCACCTAGTTCAGCACCAGAAAATCCACACTGATGCATTTTCAAAAAGGTCTGACCTCATTCAACACGAGAGGATTGACCTCAGGCCAAGGCCTTATGTGTGTGGtgaatgtgggaaggccttccTTACACAGGCTCATCTAGATGGTCACCAGAAAATCCAGACTGAAGAATGGCCTTAtgaatgcaatgaatgtgggaaaTTCTTTTTGGACAGCTACAAACTTGTTAttcatcagagaattcacactggagaaaagccTTATAAATGCAGCAAATGTGGGAAATTCTTTGGATATCGCTGTACACTGAGTAGACATCAGAaagttcacactggagaaagacCTTATGAGTGTAGTGAATGTGGgaaattttttagagatagcTACAAACTCATTATTCATCAGAgagttcatactggagaaaagCCTTATGAATGCAGCAACTGTGGGAAGTTTCTTAGATACCGCTCTACATTCATTAAACATCATAAAGTTTGCACTGGGGAGAAGCCTCATGAGTGCAGTAAATGTAGGGAATTGTTTAGGACTAAATCAAGCCTTATTAGACATCAGCAGTCTCACACTGGAGAAAGTCCTTTTAAGTTAAGGGAATGTGGGAAAGACTTCAACAAATGTAATACTGGTCAGCGCCAAAAAACTCACACTGGAGAAAGGTCTTATGAGTGTGGTGAATGCAGCAAAGTGTTTAAATACAACTCCAGCCTCATtaaacatcagagaattcacactggaaaAAGGCCTTAG